From the Cryptomeria japonica chromosome 2, Sugi_1.0, whole genome shotgun sequence genome, one window contains:
- the LOC131078816 gene encoding uncharacterized protein LOC131078816 — MGFYESVKCYVQRRKYQRIDSSARRRRRRLRVAKMGSRKRRMWRLKRLPRLKLRWFNPKRLLVKLRDAYVQMMLSMANSSVFSSDMAGVYGDPFGQRCVKEYDPKMLVEIYRSLMIQGQGNMQELRA; from the coding sequence ATGGGATTTTACGAGTCTGTGAAGTGCTATGTTCAGAGAAGGAAGTATCAGAGGATTGATTCCTCCGCCAGGCGGCGGAGGAGGCGGCTGAGAGTGGCCAAAATGGGCTCTCGGAAGCGGAGGATGTGGAGGTTGAAGCGTCTGCCGAGGTTGAAGCTCAGGTGGTTTAATCCCAAGCGTTTGCTGGTTAAGCTGAGAGATGCTTATGTGCAAATGATGCTCAGTATGGCAAACAGCAGTGTTTTCTCCTCAGACATGGCAGGGGTTTATGGTGATCCATTTGGGCAGAGGTGTGTTAAGGAGTATGACCCAAAAATGCTGGTGGAAATCTACAGGTCTCTCATGATTCAGGGGCAGGGGAACATGCAGGAGTTACGGGCTTAG